A window from Flavobacterium gyeonganense encodes these proteins:
- the rplF gene encoding 50S ribosomal protein L6 translates to MSRIGKSPIVIPAGVTVEVKDGIITVKGKKGQLTQEFSDVTVTVEGDQALVERSSDHKDQRAKHGLYRSLISNMIVGVSEGFTKELELVGVGYRASNQGQKLDLALGYSHNIVLEVAPEVVVETISEKGKNPIVKLTSFDKQLLGQVAAKIRGFRKPEPYKGKGVKFVGEVLRRKAGKSA, encoded by the coding sequence ATGTCAAGAATAGGTAAAAGCCCAATTGTAATCCCTGCTGGCGTAACTGTAGAAGTTAAAGACGGTATTATTACAGTAAAAGGAAAAAAAGGTCAACTAACTCAGGAGTTTTCGGACGTAACTGTAACAGTTGAAGGCGATCAAGCATTAGTTGAAAGATCGTCTGATCATAAAGACCAAAGAGCAAAACACGGATTGTACAGATCATTAATCAGTAACATGATTGTTGGAGTATCTGAAGGTTTTACAAAAGAACTTGAATTAGTTGGAGTTGGTTACAGAGCCTCAAATCAAGGTCAGAAGTTAGATTTAGCTCTTGGATATTCTCACAATATTGTTTTGGAAGTTGCTCCTGAAGTAGTAGTAGAAACAATATCTGAAAAAGGAAAAAACCCTATCGTAAAATTAACATCATTTGATAAACAACTTTTAGGACAGGTTGCTGCGAAAATCAGAGGTTTCCGTAAGCCTGAACCATACAAAGGAAAAGGTGTTAAATTTGTGGGTGAAGTATTAAGAAGAAAAGCAGGTAAATCAGCTTAA
- the rplO gene encoding 50S ribosomal protein L15, protein MNLSNLQPAEGSTHNQNKRLGRGEGSGKGGTAARGHKGAKSRSGYSKKIGFEGGQMPLQRRVPKFGFTNINRKEYEGVNLDTLQLLVDNGVITDSVSMTDFVANRLATKNEIVKILGRGELKAKLKVTAHKFTATAKAAIEAAGGEAVTI, encoded by the coding sequence ATGAATTTAAGTAACTTACAACCAGCTGAAGGGTCAACACACAATCAAAATAAAAGATTAGGTAGAGGAGAGGGTTCTGGTAAAGGTGGCACTGCAGCAAGAGGTCACAAAGGAGCAAAATCTCGTTCTGGTTATTCTAAAAAGATTGGTTTTGAAGGAGGGCAAATGCCACTTCAAAGACGTGTGCCTAAGTTTGGTTTCACAAACATCAATCGTAAAGAATACGAAGGTGTTAATTTAGATACACTTCAATTGCTAGTAGATAATGGTGTAATTACGGATTCTGTTTCTATGACAGACTTTGTTGCAAACCGTTTGGCTACCAAAAACGAAATTGTTAAGATTTTAGGTAGAGGAGAATTGAAAGCAAAATTAAAAGTAACTGCTCACAAATTTACTGCTACTGCTAAAGCTGCTATAGAAGCTGCTGGTGGAGAGGCTGTAACAATATAA
- the rplE gene encoding 50S ribosomal protein L5, which produces MAYTPRLKEEYKSRVISALKEEFGYTNVMQVPKLEKIVLSRGVGAAVSDKKLIDYAVDELTKITGQKAVSTISKKDVASFKLRKGMPIGAKVTLRGERMYEFLDRLVTSALPRVRDFSGIKATGFDGRGNYNLGVLEQIIFPEIDIDKVNKISGMDITFVTTAKTDKEAKSLLAELGLPFKKN; this is translated from the coding sequence ATGGCATATACACCTAGACTAAAAGAAGAATATAAGAGTAGAGTAATCTCTGCTCTTAAAGAAGAGTTCGGATATACAAACGTAATGCAAGTTCCTAAACTTGAAAAAATCGTTTTGAGCCGTGGAGTTGGTGCAGCTGTATCTGATAAAAAACTTATTGACTATGCAGTTGATGAGTTAACTAAGATCACTGGACAAAAAGCAGTATCTACAATTTCAAAGAAAGACGTTGCGTCATTCAAATTGAGAAAAGGGATGCCTATTGGAGCAAAAGTTACTTTGCGTGGAGAAAGAATGTATGAGTTTTTAGACAGACTTGTTACTTCTGCTTTGCCACGTGTTAGAGATTTTAGTGGTATTAAAGCTACTGGTTTCGACGGAAGAGGTAATTACAATCTTGGAGTTTTAGAGCAAATCATTTTCCCTGAAATTGATATTGATAAAGTAAACAAAATTTCAGGAATGGATATCACTTTTGTTACTACTGCAAAAACTGACAAAGAAGCAAAGTCATTATTGGCTGAATTAGGTTTACCTTTTAAAAAGAATTAA
- the rpmC gene encoding 50S ribosomal protein L29 — protein sequence MKQSEIKDLSAAELQEKLSQTKKVYADLKMAHAISPIANPLQIRSVRRTVARLATELTKRELQ from the coding sequence ATGAAACAATCAGAAATAAAAGATCTTTCTGCAGCGGAGTTGCAAGAAAAGCTTAGTCAAACTAAGAAAGTATATGCTGACCTAAAAATGGCTCATGCTATTTCTCCAATTGCAAACCCACTTCAAATCAGAAGTGTAAGAAGAACGGTTGCTAGATTAGCTACTGAGTTAACTAAAAGAGAGTTACAATAA
- a CDS encoding DNA-directed RNA polymerase subunit alpha, whose amino-acid sequence MAIFNFQKPDKVIMIDSTDFEGKFEFRPLEPGYGLTVGNALRRVLLSALEGYAITSVRIEGVDHEFSTISGVVEDVTEIILNLKQVRFKRQIEDIDNESVTISVSGKDQLTAGDFQKFISGFQVLNPDLVICNLDSKIKLNFDLTIEKGRGYVPAEENKKQNAAIGTIFTDSIFTPVKNVKYAIENFRVEQKTDYEKLVFEIKTDGSINPKDALTEAAKVLIHHFMLFSDERITLEADEIAQTESYDEESLHMRQLLKTKLVDMDLSVRALNCLKAAEVDTLGDLVSFNKNDLMKFRNFGKKSLTELDELVAVKNLTFGMDLAKYKLDKE is encoded by the coding sequence ATGGCAATATTTAATTTTCAAAAGCCCGATAAAGTTATCATGATCGATTCAACCGATTTTGAAGGTAAATTCGAATTTAGACCTTTAGAACCTGGTTATGGATTGACTGTTGGTAATGCACTTAGAAGAGTTTTGCTTTCAGCGTTAGAAGGTTATGCAATTACATCTGTTCGTATCGAAGGTGTAGATCATGAGTTTTCTACTATTTCAGGTGTTGTTGAGGACGTTACAGAAATTATCCTTAATCTTAAGCAAGTACGTTTCAAACGTCAGATTGAAGATATCGATAATGAATCAGTTACTATTTCTGTTTCTGGTAAAGACCAATTGACAGCAGGTGATTTTCAAAAATTTATCTCAGGTTTCCAAGTTCTGAATCCAGACCTTGTTATCTGTAATTTAGATTCTAAAATCAAATTGAACTTCGATTTAACAATCGAAAAAGGTAGAGGATACGTTCCTGCTGAAGAGAACAAAAAACAGAATGCTGCAATTGGAACAATTTTTACAGATTCTATTTTTACTCCGGTAAAAAATGTAAAATATGCAATCGAAAATTTCCGTGTAGAGCAAAAAACAGATTACGAAAAATTAGTTTTTGAAATCAAAACTGATGGATCTATCAATCCAAAAGATGCTCTTACTGAAGCTGCTAAAGTTTTAATTCACCATTTTATGTTGTTTTCTGATGAAAGAATTACACTTGAGGCTGACGAAATTGCACAAACAGAATCGTATGATGAAGAGTCATTGCATATGAGACAATTGCTTAAAACTAAGCTTGTTGATATGGATTTATCTGTGAGAGCATTAAATTGCTTGAAAGCGGCTGAAGTTGATACACTTGGTGATTTAGTATCGTTCAATAAAAATGACCTAATGAAATTCCGTAATTTTGGTAAAAAATCTTTAACTGAGCTTGACGAACTTGTTGCAGTTAAAAATTTAACTTTCGGAATGGACTTAGCTAAATACAAATTAGATAAAGAATAA
- the rplX gene encoding 50S ribosomal protein L24 has translation MIKLKIKSGDIVRVIAGDHKGAEGKVLRVYREKNKAIVEGVNMVSKHTKPSAKNPQGGIVKKEASIQISNISLIDPKTKETTRVGIRVEGDKKVRFSKKSNQVL, from the coding sequence ATGATAAAGCTAAAAATTAAATCAGGAGATATCGTAAGAGTTATTGCAGGAGACCATAAAGGTGCTGAAGGTAAAGTTTTGCGTGTTTACCGTGAGAAAAATAAAGCGATAGTTGAAGGTGTAAACATGGTTTCGAAACATACAAAACCAAGTGCTAAAAACCCTCAAGGTGGTATCGTTAAGAAAGAGGCTTCTATTCAAATTTCTAACATTTCTCTAATTGATCCTAAAACTAAGGAAACAACTAGAGTAGGTATTAGAGTAGAAGGAGATAAGAAAGTAAGATTTTCAAAAAAATCTAATCAAGTACTATAG
- the secY gene encoding preprotein translocase subunit SecY, with product MKKFIESISNVWKIEELKNRILITLGLLLVYRFGAHVTLPGIDATQLTGLAGQTKNGLGSILDMFTGGAFSKASVFALGIMPYISASIVVQLMGIAIPYLQKLQNDGESGRKKINQITRWLTIAITLVQGPTYIYNLYRTLPGNAFLLGFNSPEFLFSSVIILVTGTIFAMWLGEKITDKGIGNGISLLIMVGILARLPQAFIQEFTTRVTNNNGGPMLLVIEIIVWLLVIISCVLLTMAVRRIPVQYARRTTTGDYEQDLAGGNRQWIPLKLNASGVMPIIFAQAIMFIPAAVAGLSKSDTSQSIVGTFSNMFGFWYNFVFATLIIVFTFFYTAITVPTNKMADDLKRSGGFIPGVRPGAETSDFLDKVMSLITFPGSLFLALIAVFPAIVVSVMDVQQSWAMFFGGTSLIIMVGVAIDTIQQINSYLLNKHYDGLMKTGKNRKAVA from the coding sequence ATGAAGAAATTTATTGAATCAATAAGTAATGTTTGGAAAATCGAAGAACTTAAAAACAGAATCTTAATTACATTAGGATTGCTTTTAGTATATCGTTTTGGAGCACATGTTACGCTTCCGGGAATTGATGCAACTCAACTAACTGGTTTAGCGGGACAAACTAAAAATGGTTTAGGATCTATCTTAGACATGTTCACCGGAGGTGCTTTCTCTAAAGCTTCAGTTTTTGCTTTAGGGATTATGCCTTACATTTCTGCTTCTATTGTTGTCCAGTTAATGGGAATTGCGATTCCATATTTGCAAAAACTTCAAAATGATGGAGAAAGCGGTAGAAAAAAGATTAATCAAATTACCCGTTGGTTAACTATTGCTATTACTTTGGTTCAAGGTCCAACTTATATCTATAATTTATACAGAACACTACCTGGCAATGCATTTTTGTTAGGGTTTAACTCACCTGAGTTTTTGTTTTCTTCTGTTATTATCTTGGTTACAGGCACTATTTTTGCTATGTGGCTTGGGGAAAAAATTACAGATAAAGGGATTGGAAATGGAATTTCATTATTGATTATGGTTGGTATCTTAGCTCGTTTACCGCAAGCTTTTATACAAGAATTCACAACCAGAGTTACTAACAACAATGGAGGTCCAATGTTATTAGTTATTGAAATTATAGTTTGGTTATTGGTTATCATTTCTTGTGTGTTATTAACGATGGCAGTACGTAGAATTCCGGTTCAATATGCTCGTCGTACAACAACTGGGGATTATGAACAGGATTTGGCTGGTGGTAACAGGCAATGGATTCCGCTTAAGCTTAATGCTTCTGGGGTTATGCCAATCATTTTTGCTCAGGCAATTATGTTTATTCCTGCTGCTGTAGCCGGATTGTCTAAATCAGATACATCACAATCTATTGTTGGAACATTTAGTAATATGTTTGGGTTTTGGTATAATTTTGTTTTTGCAACTTTAATTATTGTATTCACATTCTTCTATACTGCAATCACAGTACCTACTAACAAAATGGCCGATGATTTAAAAAGAAGTGGTGGTTTTATTCCGGGTGTAAGGCCAGGTGCTGAAACTTCAGACTTTCTTGATAAAGTGATGTCTTTAATAACTTTCCCAGGATCTTTATTTCTTGCTCTAATTGCTGTGTTCCCGGCTATTGTTGTAAGTGTTATGGATGTACAACAATCTTGGGCAATGTTTTTTGGAGGTACCTCTTTAATAATTATGGTTGGTGTTGCAATAGATACTATTCAGCAAATCAATTCATACTTGTTAAACAAGCATTATGATGGTTTAATGAAGACTGGTAAAAATAGAAAAGCAGTAGCTTAA
- the ykgO gene encoding type B 50S ribosomal protein L36 has translation MKVRASVKKRSAECIIVRRKGRLYVINKKNPRFKQRQG, from the coding sequence ATGAAAGTTAGAGCATCAGTAAAAAAGAGAAGTGCCGAGTGCATTATCGTGCGTAGAAAAGGGAGACTGTACGTAATAAACAAAAAGAATCCTAGATTTAAACAAAGACAAGGATAA
- the rpsK gene encoding 30S ribosomal protein S11 — translation MAKATAKKRKVIVESTGEAHISATFNNIIISLTNKKGEVISWSSAGKMGFRGSKKNTPYAAQMAAEDCSKVALEAGLKKVKVYVKGPGNGRESAIRSIHNGGIEVTEIIDVTPMPHNGCRPPKRRRV, via the coding sequence ATGGCTAAGGCAACTGCAAAAAAACGTAAAGTTATCGTTGAATCAACGGGTGAGGCTCATATTTCTGCCACTTTCAACAATATTATTATTTCTTTGACAAATAAGAAAGGCGAAGTTATTTCTTGGTCTTCAGCTGGTAAAATGGGATTCAGAGGTTCTAAAAAGAATACTCCGTATGCAGCTCAAATGGCAGCAGAAGATTGTAGTAAAGTAGCTCTAGAGGCTGGACTGAAAAAAGTTAAGGTTTATGTAAAAGGACCGGGTAACGGACGTGAGTCTGCTATTCGTTCTATTCATAATGGTGGAATTGAAGTTACTGAGATTATCGATGTTACTCCAATGCCTCACAACGGATGTCGTCCTCCAAAAAGACGTAGAGTTTAA
- the rpsN gene encoding 30S ribosomal protein S14, which produces MAKESMKAREVKREKTVAKYAEKRKALKEAGDFEALQKLPKNASPVRLHNRCKLTGRPRGYIRQFGISRVTFREMANNGLIPGVKKASW; this is translated from the coding sequence ATGGCTAAAGAATCAATGAAAGCCCGTGAGGTGAAAAGAGAGAAAACGGTAGCTAAGTACGCTGAGAAGAGAAAAGCTTTGAAAGAAGCTGGGGATTTTGAAGCTTTACAGAAATTACCTAAAAATGCTTCACCAGTTCGTTTGCACAATCGTTGTAAATTAACAGGTAGACCAAGAGGTTATATTCGTCAATTTGGTATTTCTCGTGTAACTTTTCGTGAGATGGCTAATAATGGCTTAATTCCTGGAGTTAAAAAAGCGTCTTGGTAA
- the rpsC gene encoding 30S ribosomal protein S3, translating into MGQKTNPIGNRLGIIRGWDSNWYGGNDYGDKLAEDHKIRKYIHARLSKASVSKVIIERTLKLVTVTITTARPGIIIGKGGQEVDKLKEELKKVTDKEVQINIFEIKRPELDAYLVATSIARQIESRISYRRAIKMAIAASMRMNAEGIKVLISGRLNGAEMARSEGFKEGRIPLSTFRADIDYALAEAHTTYGRMGIKVWIMKGEVYGKRDLSPLAGMDKKQSGTGGGKGGDSPRGDRKPFNKGGKPDARKRK; encoded by the coding sequence ATGGGACAAAAGACAAATCCAATTGGAAATAGACTTGGTATCATCAGAGGATGGGACTCAAACTGGTATGGTGGAAATGATTACGGTGATAAACTTGCCGAAGATCACAAAATCAGAAAGTATATCCACGCTCGTTTATCAAAAGCTAGTGTATCTAAAGTAATCATCGAGAGAACTTTAAAGCTTGTAACCGTTACTATCACTACTGCTAGACCTGGTATTATTATCGGAAAAGGTGGGCAAGAGGTAGACAAGTTAAAAGAGGAACTTAAGAAAGTTACTGATAAAGAGGTTCAAATTAACATCTTTGAAATTAAAAGACCTGAGTTAGATGCTTATCTTGTGGCGACAAGCATCGCTCGTCAAATCGAAAGCCGTATTTCTTACAGACGTGCAATCAAAATGGCTATTGCTGCTTCTATGCGTATGAACGCTGAAGGTATTAAAGTTTTGATTTCTGGTCGTTTGAATGGTGCTGAGATGGCACGTTCTGAAGGTTTCAAAGAAGGTAGAATTCCTCTATCAACTTTCAGAGCTGATATTGATTATGCTTTGGCTGAAGCTCACACTACTTACGGTAGGATGGGTATCAAAGTATGGATCATGAAAGGTGAAGTTTATGGAAAGAGAGATCTTTCTCCACTTGCAGGAATGGATAAAAAGCAATCTGGAACTGGTGGTGGTAAAGGTGGTGATTCTCCAAGAGGAGACAGAAAACCCTTTAATAAAGGTGGTAAACCAGACGCTCGTAAAAGAAAGTAA
- the rpsM gene encoding 30S ribosomal protein S13, which yields MARIAGVDIPKNKRGVIALTYIFGLGKSRAIEILEKAQVSQDKKVQDWNDDEIGAIRDAVSFYKIEGELRSEVSLNIKRLMDIGCYRGIRHRSGLPLRGQRTKNNSRTRKGKRKTVANKKKATK from the coding sequence ATGGCAAGAATAGCAGGGGTAGATATCCCAAAAAACAAAAGAGGTGTTATTGCACTTACCTATATTTTCGGATTAGGAAAAAGTAGAGCTATTGAGATTTTAGAAAAAGCTCAGGTTAGCCAGGATAAAAAAGTTCAAGATTGGAATGACGACGAGATCGGAGCAATTCGTGATGCAGTTTCGTTTTACAAGATTGAAGGAGAATTGCGTTCTGAAGTTTCTTTAAACATCAAACGTTTAATGGATATTGGTTGTTACAGAGGTATCCGTCATAGATCTGGTCTTCCATTAAGAGGACAAAGAACTAAAAATAACTCTAGAACAAGAAAAGGTAAAAGAAAAACTGTTGCTAACAAGAAAAAAGCAACTAAATAA
- the infA gene encoding translation initiation factor IF-1 yields the protein MAKQSAIEQDGSIIEALSNAMFRVELENGHIVIAHISGKMRMHYIKLLPGDKVKLEMSPYDLSKARITYRY from the coding sequence ATGGCAAAACAATCAGCAATAGAACAAGACGGATCAATCATTGAAGCATTATCAAATGCGATGTTCCGTGTAGAGTTAGAAAATGGACATATTGTAATTGCTCATATTTCTGGTAAAATGCGTATGCATTACATCAAATTATTACCTGGTGATAAAGTGAAACTAGAAATGAGTCCTTATGATTTGTCAAAAGCAAGAATTACTTATCGATATTAA
- the rpsQ gene encoding 30S ribosomal protein S17: MEEKRNLRKERIGVVTSNKMDKSIVIAEVRKVKHPLYGKFVLKTKKYVAHDETNDCNIGDTVRISETRPLSKTKCWRLVEILERAK; encoded by the coding sequence ATGGAAGAAAAAAGAAATTTAAGAAAAGAAAGAATTGGTGTTGTTACTTCAAATAAAATGGACAAGTCTATTGTTATTGCAGAAGTAAGAAAAGTAAAACACCCATTATACGGTAAGTTCGTGTTGAAAACTAAAAAATATGTTGCACACGACGAAACAAACGACTGTAACATTGGAGATACTGTAAGAATTAGCGAAACGCGTCCTTTAAGTAAAACAAAATGTTGGAGATTAGTTGAAATCTTAGAAAGAGCTAAATAA
- the rplQ gene encoding 50S ribosomal protein L17 — protein MRHGKKFNHLSRQTGHRKAMLANMACSLIEHKRINTTVAKAKALKQFVEPLITKSKEDTTHNRRIVFAYLRSKYAVTDLFRDVAAKVGDRPGGYTRIIKVGNRLGDNADMAMIELVDFNELYNGGKKEVKKAKSRRGGKAKKAEEVTPEAPAAESETTTEASE, from the coding sequence ATGAGACACGGAAAAAAATTCAATCACTTAAGCAGACAGACTGGACATAGAAAAGCTATGTTGGCTAATATGGCTTGTTCTCTTATCGAGCACAAACGTATTAACACTACTGTTGCAAAAGCTAAAGCGCTTAAACAATTTGTTGAGCCTTTAATCACAAAATCAAAAGAAGATACGACTCACAACCGTCGTATTGTTTTTGCTTACCTACGTAGTAAATATGCTGTAACTGACTTGTTCAGAGATGTGGCTGCTAAAGTTGGTGACCGTCCAGGTGGATACACTCGTATCATTAAAGTTGGAAATCGTTTAGGAGATAACGCTGATATGGCGATGATCGAACTTGTAGATTTCAATGAACTTTACAACGGTGGTAAAAAAGAAGTTAAAAAAGCAAAAAGCCGTCGTGGTGGTAAAGCTAAAAAAGCTGAAGAGGTAACTCCGGAAGCTCCAGCTGCTGAATCAGAAACGACTACTGAAGCTTCTGAATAA
- the rpsH gene encoding 30S ribosomal protein S8, translated as MYTDPIADYLTRVRNAVAANHKVVEIPASNLKKEITKILFDQGYILSYKFEDNSVQGSIKIALKYDKDTKEPVIKDIQRISKPGLRKYAGAAKLPRILNGLGIAIVSTSKGLMTGKQAKQLNVGGEVICYVY; from the coding sequence ATGTATACAGATCCTATTGCAGATTATTTGACTAGAGTTCGTAACGCTGTGGCTGCAAACCACAAAGTTGTTGAGATTCCGGCTTCTAATCTAAAAAAAGAAATAACTAAGATCTTATTTGATCAAGGTTATATCTTAAGTTACAAATTTGAAGACAACTCTGTTCAGGGTTCAATCAAAATTGCTTTGAAGTATGATAAAGATACTAAAGAGCCTGTAATTAAAGATATCCAAAGAATTAGTAAACCTGGTTTACGTAAATACGCAGGTGCTGCCAAATTACCAAGAATCCTTAACGGATTAGGAATTGCAATTGTTTCAACTTCAAAAGGTCTTATGACTGGAAAACAAGCGAAACAATTAAATGTAGGTGGTGAAGTAATTTGTTACGTATACTAA
- the rplN gene encoding 50S ribosomal protein L14: MVQQESRLKVADNTGAKEVLTIRVLGGTKRRYASVGDKIVVSIKDATPNGNVKKGAVSTAVVVRTKKEVRRADGSYIRFDDNACVLLNAAGEMRGTRVFGPVARELREKQFMKIVSLAPEVL, from the coding sequence ATGGTACAACAGGAATCAAGACTAAAAGTAGCAGATAATACGGGTGCAAAAGAAGTTTTAACTATCCGTGTTTTAGGAGGTACCAAAAGAAGGTATGCCTCTGTTGGTGACAAGATTGTAGTATCTATTAAAGATGCAACTCCTAACGGTAACGTTAAAAAAGGAGCTGTTTCAACTGCAGTTGTTGTACGTACCAAAAAAGAAGTGAGAAGAGCTGATGGTTCTTATATCCGTTTCGATGATAATGCATGTGTTCTTTTGAATGCTGCAGGTGAAATGAGAGGAACTCGTGTTTTTGGTCCGGTAGCAAGAGAACTTCGTGAAAAACAATTCATGAAAATTGTATCATTAGCACCAGAAGTGCTTTAA
- the rpsE gene encoding 30S ribosomal protein S5: MMSKYKNVELVKPSGLELKDRLVSVNRVTKVTKGGRAFGFSAIVVVGDENGVVGHGLGKSKDVSEAIAKAVEDAKKNLVKIPLNGQSVPHEQKGKFGGARVFLIPASHGTGVIAGGAVRSVLESVGIHDVLSKSQGSSNPHNVVKATFDALLQMRSAHTVARQRGVSLEKVFKG; this comes from the coding sequence ATTATGTCTAAATACAAAAATGTAGAATTGGTAAAACCTAGTGGTCTTGAACTTAAAGATCGTCTAGTTAGTGTTAATCGTGTTACTAAGGTTACAAAAGGAGGTAGAGCTTTCGGTTTTTCTGCTATTGTAGTTGTAGGTGATGAAAACGGAGTAGTTGGTCATGGATTAGGAAAATCTAAAGATGTTTCTGAAGCAATTGCGAAAGCAGTAGAAGATGCTAAGAAAAATTTAGTGAAAATTCCTTTAAATGGTCAATCTGTTCCTCACGAACAAAAAGGAAAATTTGGTGGTGCACGTGTGTTTTTAATTCCTGCTTCTCATGGTACAGGAGTTATTGCTGGTGGAGCTGTTCGTTCGGTTCTTGAATCAGTAGGTATTCACGATGTATTATCTAAATCTCAGGGATCATCAAACCCTCATAACGTAGTTAAAGCAACTTTTGATGCTTTATTGCAAATGAGAAGCGCTCATACTGTTGCAAGACAGAGAGGTGTTTCTTTAGAAAAAGTTTTTAAAGGTTAA
- the rplR gene encoding 50S ribosomal protein L18 produces MSLTKSDRRQRIRFRIRKSISGTATNPRLSVFRSNKEIYAQLIDDVNGVTLLAASSREKEIGKGTNVEVAAAVGKLVAEKALKAGIDTITFDRGGYLYHGRIKSLAEGARAAGLKF; encoded by the coding sequence ATGTCATTAACAAAATCTGATAGAAGACAGAGAATTAGATTCAGAATTAGAAAATCGATTAGTGGTACAGCAACTAATCCTAGATTATCTGTATTTAGAAGTAATAAGGAAATTTACGCTCAACTTATTGATGATGTAAATGGAGTTACTTTATTAGCTGCATCTTCAAGAGAAAAAGAAATAGGAAAAGGTACTAACGTTGAAGTAGCGGCTGCAGTTGGAAAACTAGTTGCTGAAAAAGCGTTAAAAGCCGGGATTGATACCATCACTTTTGACAGAGGTGGTTATTTATATCACGGTCGTATTAAATCATTAGCAGAAGGCGCAAGAGCCGCTGGACTTAAATTCTAA
- the rplP gene encoding 50S ribosomal protein L16, with the protein MLQPKRTKYRKVQKGKMKGNSQRGHELSNGMFGIKSVHEDGMFLTSRQIEAARIAATRYMKREGQLWIKIFPDKPITKKPLEVRMGKGKGAVEYWAAVVKPGRIMFEVGGVPLSVAKEALRLAAQKLPVKTKFVVARDFEA; encoded by the coding sequence ATGTTACAGCCTAAAAGAACAAAATACCGTAAGGTACAAAAAGGTAAGATGAAAGGTAACTCTCAAAGAGGGCATGAACTTTCTAATGGAATGTTTGGTATTAAATCTGTACATGAAGATGGAATGTTCTTAACTTCTCGTCAAATAGAAGCTGCGCGTATCGCTGCAACTCGTTATATGAAGAGAGAGGGACAATTATGGATTAAAATATTTCCAGACAAACCTATCACTAAGAAGCCTCTTGAAGTACGTATGGGTAAAGGTAAAGGAGCAGTTGAGTATTGGGCTGCTGTTGTTAAACCAGGAAGAATTATGTTTGAAGTTGGAGGAGTTCCATTATCAGTTGCAAAAGAGGCTTTACGTCTTGCAGCTCAGAAACTTCCAGTAAAAACTAAATTCGTCGTTGCTAGAGATTTCGAAGCATAA
- the rpmD gene encoding 50S ribosomal protein L30, protein MAKLLVKQVRSKINCPLSQKRGLEALGLRKMGQVVEHDSNPAILGMINKVKHLVSVEEAK, encoded by the coding sequence ATGGCTAAATTATTAGTAAAACAAGTAAGAAGCAAAATCAACTGTCCTCTTTCTCAAAAGAGAGGTTTGGAAGCTTTGGGTCTACGTAAAATGGGACAAGTTGTAGAGCATGATTCAAATCCTGCTATCCTTGGGATGATAAACAAAGTTAAACACTTAGTTTCTGTTGAAGAAGCTAAATAA